Proteins encoded within one genomic window of Amycolatopsis sp. 2-15:
- a CDS encoding TetR/AcrR family transcriptional regulator, which produces MTPEKPLTARQAAAEQTRRKLLEAALAEFSRRPYAEVTVSDIARAAGVAHGLVSHHFQGKQGAYVAAVAEVYEQLREAEEAEQPAAVPERIRARFRGFVTFLAAHPDLALNLVLIGGRDEAFAGLRSRNLRVLAGLLGLDPDRPAVAAALRSFADGAERLTADWLRDDRPFELPALVEAFCALLAGALRGAHELDPALDVTKALARL; this is translated from the coding sequence GTGACTCCCGAGAAGCCACTGACCGCGCGCCAGGCCGCCGCCGAGCAGACCCGGCGCAAGCTGCTCGAAGCCGCGCTCGCGGAGTTCTCGCGGCGGCCGTACGCCGAGGTGACCGTCAGCGACATCGCGCGCGCCGCCGGCGTGGCCCACGGGCTGGTGTCGCACCACTTCCAGGGCAAGCAGGGCGCGTACGTCGCCGCCGTGGCCGAGGTCTACGAGCAGCTGCGCGAGGCGGAGGAGGCCGAGCAGCCGGCGGCGGTGCCCGAGCGGATCCGGGCGCGCTTTCGTGGGTTCGTCACCTTCCTCGCCGCACACCCCGACCTGGCGTTGAACCTGGTCCTCATCGGTGGCCGGGACGAGGCGTTCGCCGGCCTCCGCAGCCGGAACCTGCGGGTGCTCGCCGGGCTGCTCGGCCTCGATCCGGACCGCCCCGCCGTGGCCGCGGCACTGCGCTCGTTCGCCGACGGCGCCGAACGCCTGACAGCCGACTGGCTGCGGGACGACCGCCCGTTCGAGCTCCCCGCGCTGGTGGAGGCGTTCTGCGCCCTGCTCGCCGGCGCCCTGCGCGGCGCGCACGAGCTGGACCCCGCCCTCGACGTGACGAAGGCACTCGCCCGCCTATAG
- a CDS encoding amidohydrolase, protein MCQLCGSEAWESSAVSRRTLFAAAAGLAVTPMMLGAPAEAAARPDAGADLILHNGHVVTAALHGRTTQAIAIRGGRVEAVGTSDRILRLRGRHTRTVDLKGRTVVPGLIDSHLHQFTSALDRPNVSLLEARSIADVVAAIGTRVAASAAGAWVQARSGWHESLLAEGRLPARAELDPVSPENPVFIPRGGHVATVNSRALELVGITRDTPDPTGGVIVRDAGGEPTGVLLERARSLVTPVLPAPPSADQQRQQLRDQMAEHNALGITGVTEPGLDPSQIEIYTRLWHDGEMTTRAHLLWRIAALADVDAAVAAFKPRTGDDMLRFDGLKYLSDGGVEGGFLRDPYQVVPGEQTSPDYHGVQLLPPGGKDELTEMYRRAARHGFQVQTHVVGDAAMDFIVDVLATVHRDTSLAHLRWVLMHLFLPSGPNLAHMRKMGLLASVQDHPVLLGANQVKWWGAERGSRAVPIRDILDAGLLAGGGTDAPVVPPSPLWSLGWMVTRETLKGDVLGPEQAITAREALHLYTLGSAQTQFAEHTLGTLDPGKLADLVVLDDNPLTADPRSIKDLAVTMTVVGGRVVHEA, encoded by the coding sequence ATGTGCCAGTTGTGCGGTTCCGAAGCATGGGAGAGCTCGGCGGTCTCGAGGCGGACGTTGTTCGCCGCGGCGGCCGGGCTGGCCGTGACGCCGATGATGCTCGGGGCGCCGGCGGAAGCCGCGGCCCGCCCGGACGCCGGGGCCGACCTGATCCTCCACAATGGACACGTCGTCACGGCGGCCCTGCACGGGCGCACCACGCAGGCGATCGCGATCCGCGGGGGACGCGTCGAAGCGGTCGGGACGTCGGACCGGATCCTGCGCCTGCGTGGGCGGCACACGCGGACCGTGGACCTGAAGGGCCGCACGGTGGTGCCCGGGCTGATCGACAGCCACCTGCACCAGTTCACCTCGGCGTTGGACCGGCCGAATGTGTCGTTGCTGGAGGCGCGCAGCATCGCCGACGTCGTCGCGGCCATCGGTACCCGGGTCGCGGCGAGCGCGGCCGGCGCGTGGGTGCAGGCGCGGTCGGGCTGGCACGAGAGCCTGCTCGCCGAAGGCCGGCTGCCCGCGCGGGCCGAGCTCGACCCGGTGTCGCCCGAGAACCCGGTGTTCATCCCGCGCGGCGGCCACGTCGCCACCGTCAACAGCCGCGCGCTGGAGCTGGTCGGCATCACGCGCGACACGCCGGACCCGACGGGCGGCGTCATCGTCCGTGACGCCGGCGGCGAGCCCACGGGCGTGCTGCTGGAACGCGCGCGCTCGCTCGTGACGCCGGTGCTGCCGGCCCCGCCGTCGGCCGACCAGCAGCGGCAGCAGCTGCGCGACCAGATGGCCGAGCACAACGCGCTGGGTATCACCGGCGTCACCGAGCCGGGGCTGGACCCGTCGCAGATCGAGATCTACACGCGTTTGTGGCACGACGGCGAGATGACCACGCGGGCGCACCTGCTGTGGCGGATCGCGGCACTCGCGGATGTCGACGCGGCCGTGGCGGCGTTCAAGCCGCGCACCGGCGACGACATGCTCCGCTTCGACGGCCTGAAGTACCTTTCCGACGGCGGCGTCGAAGGCGGCTTCCTGCGCGACCCGTACCAAGTCGTGCCCGGCGAGCAGACCAGCCCGGACTACCACGGCGTGCAGCTCCTGCCGCCCGGCGGCAAGGACGAGCTGACCGAGATGTACCGCCGCGCCGCGCGCCACGGGTTCCAGGTGCAGACCCACGTCGTCGGCGACGCGGCGATGGACTTCATCGTCGACGTCCTCGCCACCGTGCACCGCGACACCTCGCTCGCGCACTTGCGCTGGGTGCTGATGCACCTGTTCCTCCCCAGCGGCCCGAACCTCGCGCACATGCGGAAGATGGGCCTGCTCGCGAGCGTCCAGGACCACCCCGTGCTGCTCGGCGCCAACCAAGTCAAGTGGTGGGGCGCCGAACGCGGCTCCCGCGCCGTGCCGATCCGCGACATCCTCGACGCGGGCCTGCTCGCCGGCGGCGGCACCGACGCCCCGGTGGTCCCGCCCAGCCCTCTGTGGTCGCTCGGCTGGATGGTCACGCGCGAGACCCTCAAGGGCGATGTCCTCGGCCCCGAACAGGCCATCACCGCCCGCGAGGCCCTGCACCTCTACACCCTCGGCAGCGCGCAGACGCAGTTCGCCGAGCACACCCTCGGCACGCTCGACCCCGGCAAACTCGCCGACCTCGTCGTCCTCGACGACAACCCCTTGACCGCCGACCCGCGCTCCATCAAGGACCTCGCCGTCACCATGACCGTCGTCGGCGGGCGAGTGGTGCACGAGGCCTGA
- a CDS encoding amidohydrolase family protein translates to MSTHMNLRAMVKYGFTPYEALTTATSIAGEVLGEPLGRIARGHYADLVVLGADPLTDITAAADVRQTLVAGRVHPVDDLLAPFASASTSAATKAAVNRRLAPAPGHPANAAFWWHDPHYVAAAARRAAAGTRACLRTDDQGPPHEPRHLGDLESIAKGSSMGKIYYSTPMC, encoded by the coding sequence GTGAGCACACACATGAACCTGCGCGCGATGGTCAAGTACGGCTTCACCCCGTACGAAGCCCTGACCACGGCGACGAGCATCGCCGGCGAAGTGCTGGGCGAACCACTGGGCCGGATTGCCCGCGGCCACTACGCCGACCTCGTCGTCCTCGGCGCCGACCCGCTCACCGACATCACCGCCGCGGCCGACGTCCGGCAGACCCTCGTGGCCGGTCGTGTGCACCCGGTGGACGACCTGCTGGCGCCCTTCGCGTCGGCCTCGACCTCGGCCGCGACCAAGGCCGCGGTCAACCGCCGGCTCGCCCCGGCCCCCGGCCATCCCGCCAACGCCGCCTTCTGGTGGCACGACCCGCATTACGTCGCCGCGGCCGCACGTCGTGCTGCAGCGGGCACTAGAGCCTGTCTCCGAACCGACGACCAAGGTCCACCACACGAGCCCCGCCACCTCGGCGACCTCGAGTCCATAGCAAAAGGATCTTCGATGGGGAAGATCTATTACTCGACCCCGATGTGTTGA
- a CDS encoding NACHT domain-containing protein produces MPPVRHSFSQYYAAPSVTRQGGTAAGSALTGAGTNTAHALAAERRVLLVGGAGAGKTTLLQWLAYTAATAEFSRDGESEGPWRGVVPFFVPLREFADRGLPQPEDFVRVTAPALAGEKPARWVSELLRSGRAMVLVDGVDEVLQPRREAVLLPALRHLEIKSNDVVHDLEGLVACRALRSVWITGFSSALTDLSALSRMHLTDLRLHAGTLDAIKALASVEGTYLPRLSVRHRKLVDGLDVLPEGLRVGELVVDMGADQRDLRGITRLADVHTVAAAGIPSVAEVDELAALPALRALVLTAATPARDLVRLRRLGGLRIELSGLAPADERAAREALPEADLVLHLDRAASITER; encoded by the coding sequence GTGCCCCCCGTGCGCCACTCGTTCTCGCAGTACTACGCGGCCCCGTCGGTCACCCGCCAGGGCGGGACGGCGGCGGGCTCGGCGCTGACCGGCGCAGGCACCAACACCGCCCACGCGCTGGCCGCCGAGCGCCGGGTCCTGCTGGTCGGCGGCGCGGGCGCGGGGAAGACGACGCTGCTGCAGTGGCTGGCCTACACGGCGGCCACCGCCGAGTTCAGCCGCGACGGCGAAAGTGAAGGCCCCTGGCGCGGCGTCGTGCCGTTTTTCGTGCCGCTGCGCGAGTTCGCCGACCGCGGCCTGCCCCAGCCGGAAGACTTCGTGCGCGTGACGGCGCCGGCGCTGGCCGGCGAGAAACCCGCCCGGTGGGTCAGCGAGCTGCTGCGCTCCGGCCGCGCGATGGTGCTCGTCGACGGCGTGGACGAGGTTCTGCAGCCGCGGCGCGAGGCGGTGCTGCTGCCTGCCCTGCGCCACCTCGAGATCAAGTCCAACGACGTCGTGCACGATCTCGAAGGGCTCGTCGCCTGCCGCGCGCTGCGTTCGGTGTGGATCACCGGTTTCAGCAGCGCGTTGACCGACCTCTCGGCGCTGTCGCGCATGCACCTCACCGATCTGCGGCTGCACGCCGGCACCCTCGACGCGATCAAGGCCCTGGCCTCGGTCGAGGGCACCTACCTGCCGCGGTTGTCGGTGCGCCACCGCAAGCTCGTCGACGGCCTGGACGTGCTGCCCGAGGGCCTGCGCGTCGGCGAGCTCGTGGTCGACATGGGTGCGGACCAGCGCGACCTGCGCGGCATCACCCGCCTCGCCGACGTGCACACCGTCGCCGCGGCCGGCATCCCGTCGGTCGCGGAGGTCGACGAGCTGGCCGCGCTGCCGGCGTTGCGCGCTCTCGTCCTCACCGCCGCGACCCCGGCGCGTGACCTCGTGCGCCTTCGCCGGCTCGGCGGGCTGCGCATCGAGCTGTCCGGCCTCGCCCCGGCCGACGAGCGGGCGGCGCGCGAGGCGCTGCCGGAAGCCGACCTCGTGCTGCATCTCGACCGGGCGGCGAGCATCACCGAACGCTGA
- a CDS encoding TIGR03619 family F420-dependent LLM class oxidoreductase produces the protein MRLGVTLPQNWKFDPRTDLVRGARKAEELGYDSVWVAERVLYPQDQTGIHRLTEYGDGAWPDVYRKVLDPIVAMTMAATVTSRVRIGASVLLPPLHLPYRLANSLAAIGAISGGRVVAGLGTGWSVDEFAATAPRPMAERGAALEEFLDVADAVWGPDPASFENERYTLWPAETGPKPAERIPVFLGGWSPKPLERIARRADGWLPVMVPPAQVASTLTDLRKRAEEHGRDPQAIRCIAIIALGGEFVRVETADRPPYQGSIEQILGDVAELGAAGVEEALTLPNISRDIEEYSDLLAEFHAAFGAAGIWPPGFRRHPGRPTGRDVRARRLLCSCRSVVERSLTARLRY, from the coding sequence ATGAGGCTCGGCGTAACGCTGCCGCAGAACTGGAAGTTCGACCCCCGCACCGACCTGGTCCGCGGCGCCCGCAAGGCCGAGGAGCTCGGCTACGACAGCGTGTGGGTGGCCGAACGGGTGCTCTACCCGCAGGACCAGACAGGAATCCACCGGCTCACCGAGTACGGCGACGGCGCCTGGCCCGACGTCTATCGCAAGGTGCTCGACCCGATCGTGGCGATGACGATGGCCGCGACCGTCACCTCGCGGGTCCGGATCGGCGCTTCGGTGCTCCTGCCGCCGCTGCACCTGCCCTACCGGCTGGCGAACTCGCTCGCCGCCATCGGTGCGATCAGCGGCGGGCGGGTGGTCGCGGGGCTCGGCACCGGGTGGTCCGTGGACGAGTTCGCCGCCACCGCGCCCCGGCCCATGGCCGAGCGCGGCGCCGCCCTGGAGGAGTTCCTCGACGTGGCCGACGCGGTCTGGGGCCCGGACCCGGCGTCGTTCGAGAACGAGCGCTACACGTTGTGGCCGGCCGAAACCGGCCCCAAACCGGCCGAGCGGATCCCCGTGTTCCTCGGCGGCTGGTCCCCCAAGCCGCTCGAGCGCATCGCCCGCCGCGCCGACGGCTGGCTCCCGGTCATGGTGCCGCCCGCTCAGGTCGCCTCGACGCTGACCGACCTGCGCAAGCGGGCCGAGGAGCACGGCCGCGATCCGCAGGCGATCCGCTGCATCGCGATCATCGCGCTCGGCGGCGAGTTCGTGCGCGTGGAGACCGCGGATCGTCCGCCGTACCAGGGCAGCATCGAGCAGATCCTCGGTGACGTCGCCGAACTGGGCGCCGCGGGCGTCGAGGAAGCGCTCACGCTGCCGAACATCTCGCGCGACATCGAGGAGTACAGCGACCTGCTCGCCGAGTTCCACGCGGCGTTCGGCGCGGCCGGGATCTGGCCACCGGGCTTTCGACGCCACCCCGGACGCCCCACCGGCCGGGACGTCCGGGCAAGGCGGCTGCTCTGTTCGTGTCGTTCCGTGGTCGAGCGTTCACTCACGGCACGACTTCGGTACTAG
- a CDS encoding ferredoxin reductase, producing the protein MAGTALRGRLTWQQATVTGLVAETSNTRSIVFDLPDWPGHRAGQHVDVRLTAEDGYQAERSYSIASAPEDPHVVLTVERLDDGEVSPYLVDELRIGDEVELRGPVGGHFVWESTCDSPVLLVAGGSGVVPFRSMLRHHAAAGSTVPMRLLYSARSRETLIYADEFTRLGGRGGIDIRVTLTRENPGTWPGERGRIDRDFLTRTGLPPAEEPLVYVCGPTAFVETVANTLVDLGHGPGRIRTERFGGTGTP; encoded by the coding sequence ATGGCGGGAACAGCGCTACGCGGGCGACTGACCTGGCAGCAGGCGACGGTGACCGGCCTCGTCGCGGAGACCTCGAACACGCGCAGCATCGTCTTCGACCTGCCGGATTGGCCGGGCCACCGCGCGGGCCAGCACGTCGACGTCCGCCTGACCGCCGAGGACGGCTACCAGGCCGAGCGCAGCTACTCGATCGCCTCGGCGCCCGAGGATCCCCACGTGGTGCTCACGGTCGAACGACTCGACGACGGCGAGGTCTCGCCCTACCTCGTCGACGAGCTGCGGATCGGCGACGAGGTGGAGCTGCGCGGCCCCGTCGGCGGGCACTTCGTGTGGGAGTCCACGTGCGACAGTCCGGTGCTGCTCGTCGCGGGCGGCTCCGGCGTGGTGCCGTTCCGGTCGATGCTGCGCCACCACGCCGCCGCGGGCAGCACGGTGCCGATGCGGCTGCTGTATTCGGCGCGGTCCCGGGAAACCCTGATCTACGCCGACGAGTTCACCCGGCTCGGGGGACGCGGCGGCATCGACATCCGCGTCACACTCACTCGTGAAAACCCGGGCACCTGGCCGGGCGAGCGCGGGCGGATCGACCGGGACTTCCTCACACGGACCGGCCTCCCGCCCGCCGAGGAGCCGCTGGTCTACGTGTGCGGGCCGACCGCGTTCGTCGAGACCGTGGCGAACACGCTCGTCGACCTCGGCCACGGGCCCGGGCGGATCCGGACCGAACGCTTCGGCGGAACGGGGACACCATGA
- a CDS encoding cupin domain-containing protein → MEEPSSWSTEDVAAPDAFGYWSDVICDTLVQVAARATGEAPFAGRLEHAALDGVGLSTIASGPQEVARTKRLIARDPEEYLLVNVQPSGRSLAQQDGRTAALESGTMTVLDSSRPYRLQFAGAFSQVILRVPRTLLPARVAAGGTAVALDGRGPGRLVAEFLAGLARQQREDPEVAAALLPHAVGLLETALGWAARGTTPTSAALSRERIRRFVRQHLAGPALDAGAAGCGLSRRSVYRALAEGGESLTALTRRLRVARARRLLRDRPDLPVAAIAAQSGFGGAAQLHRAFAPSRARHRGPTGPTGPEGQPISSRTISRNRGGGGGCGLSTNAPAATS, encoded by the coding sequence GTGGAAGAGCCCTCGTCCTGGTCCACAGAGGACGTCGCCGCGCCCGACGCGTTCGGGTACTGGTCGGACGTCATCTGCGACACCCTCGTGCAGGTCGCGGCCCGCGCGACCGGCGAGGCGCCGTTCGCGGGCCGGCTCGAGCACGCCGCCCTCGACGGCGTCGGGCTGTCGACGATCGCGTCCGGCCCGCAGGAAGTGGCGAGGACGAAGCGGCTGATCGCGCGCGACCCGGAGGAGTACCTGCTGGTCAACGTGCAACCAAGCGGGCGCTCCCTGGCGCAGCAGGACGGCCGGACGGCCGCTCTGGAATCGGGGACGATGACGGTGCTGGACAGCTCGCGGCCCTACCGGCTGCAGTTCGCGGGAGCGTTCTCCCAGGTCATCCTGCGAGTGCCGCGGACGCTGCTGCCCGCCCGGGTCGCGGCCGGCGGCACGGCCGTCGCGCTGGACGGGCGCGGCCCCGGCCGGCTCGTGGCCGAATTCCTCGCCGGCCTGGCCCGCCAGCAGCGGGAAGACCCGGAAGTGGCCGCCGCACTGCTGCCGCACGCCGTCGGCCTGCTGGAAACGGCCCTCGGCTGGGCCGCCCGCGGCACCACCCCGACGTCGGCCGCGCTGTCGCGGGAACGGATCCGCCGGTTCGTCCGGCAGCACCTGGCCGGCCCGGCGCTGGACGCCGGCGCCGCGGGGTGCGGGCTGTCGCGCCGGTCGGTCTACCGCGCGCTGGCCGAAGGCGGCGAGTCGCTCACCGCGTTGACCCGGCGCCTGCGCGTGGCCCGTGCGCGGCGGCTGCTGCGCGACCGGCCGGACCTGCCGGTGGCCGCGATCGCCGCGCAATCCGGCTTCGGTGGCGCCGCCCAGCTGCACCGGGCGTTCGCGCCGTCGAGGGCACGACACCGGGGACCTACCGGGCCAACCGGCCCTGAGGGTCAGCCCATCAGCTCGCGCACGATCTCGAGGAACCGGGGCGGCGGCGGGGGCTGCGGGCTCTCGACAAACGCGCCGGCCGCCACGTCGTAG
- a CDS encoding DUF6510 family protein, protein MTTFDGNAIAGTLNAVFGGEMTTASGTCASCGATELLAQLRVYRDAPGVVARCEHCDAILMVIVEKRGIACVDVSGFAALEEPTQL, encoded by the coding sequence ATGACGACCTTCGACGGCAACGCCATCGCCGGCACGCTCAACGCGGTGTTCGGCGGCGAGATGACCACGGCCAGCGGAACCTGCGCGTCCTGCGGCGCCACGGAACTCCTGGCGCAGCTGCGGGTCTACCGCGACGCGCCGGGTGTGGTGGCCCGCTGCGAGCACTGCGACGCGATCCTGATGGTCATCGTGGAGAAACGCGGCATCGCCTGCGTGGACGTGTCGGGCTTCGCGGCGCTGGAGGAGCCCACTCAGCTCTGA
- a CDS encoding flavoprotein, with translation MDNTFEGRLLIGATGSAAVATLPMYLAALRTVLRGPITVLMTHTAATFLPAHTAGLFADRVVTGADPATWPADNHATLAAGHDLTVILPASAHTLSTVAVGAAPNMLATTVLAATHPVAFFPVMTAEMWAKAAVQRNVARLREDGYHVYDPASGPRYDVAAGAFVESPQPPPPPRFLEIVRELMG, from the coding sequence ATGGACAACACCTTCGAAGGCCGCCTGCTCATCGGGGCGACCGGTTCGGCCGCGGTCGCGACGCTGCCGATGTACCTCGCCGCGCTGCGGACGGTCTTGCGCGGCCCGATCACCGTGCTCATGACGCACACCGCCGCGACCTTCCTGCCCGCGCACACCGCCGGCCTGTTCGCCGACCGCGTGGTGACCGGTGCCGACCCGGCGACGTGGCCGGCCGACAACCACGCCACCCTCGCCGCCGGGCACGACCTCACGGTGATCCTCCCGGCCAGCGCGCACACGCTGTCCACGGTCGCCGTCGGCGCCGCGCCGAACATGCTGGCCACGACCGTGCTGGCCGCCACGCACCCCGTCGCGTTCTTCCCGGTGATGACGGCGGAGATGTGGGCCAAGGCCGCGGTGCAGCGCAACGTGGCTCGACTGCGGGAAGACGGCTACCACGTGTACGACCCGGCGTCCGGTCCGCGCTACGACGTGGCGGCCGGCGCGTTTGTCGAGAGCCCGCAGCCCCCGCCGCCGCCCCGGTTCCTCGAGATCGTGCGCGAGCTGATGGGCTGA
- a CDS encoding LLM class flavin-dependent oxidoreductase: protein MKNIGFLSFGHWSDTAHSETRSAKDFLHQSIDLAVAAEELGVDGAYFRVHHFARQAGSPFPLLSAIGARTSKIEIGTGVIDMRYENPLYMAEDAGAADLISSGRLQLGISRGSPEQVIDGWRYFGFAPADGETDADMARQHAEVFLKVIEGDGFAQPNPRPMFANPPGLLRVEPHSPGLRERIWWGSGSNATGVWAAKLGMNLQSSTLKDDETGEPLHVQQRKQIEAYREAWKEAGHEREPRVSVSRSIFALTNDLDRAYFGRDRNSQDQVGMIDENTRAIFGRSYAAEPDELVRQLKEDEAIEAADTLLLTIPNQLGVEYNAHVLESILTHVAPELGWR, encoded by the coding sequence GTGAAGAACATTGGTTTCCTCTCGTTCGGCCACTGGTCGGACACTGCGCACTCCGAGACCCGGTCGGCGAAGGACTTCCTGCACCAGTCCATCGACCTGGCGGTGGCGGCCGAGGAGCTCGGCGTAGATGGCGCCTACTTCCGCGTGCACCACTTCGCGCGGCAGGCCGGCAGCCCGTTTCCGCTGCTCTCGGCCATCGGCGCCCGCACCTCGAAGATCGAGATCGGCACCGGCGTGATCGACATGCGCTACGAGAACCCGCTCTACATGGCGGAGGACGCCGGTGCGGCCGACCTCATCTCCAGCGGCAGGCTCCAGCTCGGCATCAGCCGGGGATCCCCCGAGCAGGTGATCGACGGCTGGCGCTACTTCGGCTTCGCGCCCGCCGACGGCGAGACCGACGCGGACATGGCCCGCCAGCACGCCGAGGTCTTCCTCAAGGTCATCGAGGGCGACGGTTTCGCGCAGCCGAACCCGCGCCCGATGTTCGCCAACCCGCCCGGCCTGCTGCGCGTCGAACCGCACTCGCCCGGCCTGCGCGAACGCATCTGGTGGGGCTCCGGCTCCAACGCGACCGGCGTGTGGGCCGCGAAGCTCGGCATGAACCTGCAGAGCTCCACCCTCAAGGACGACGAGACGGGCGAACCCCTGCACGTCCAGCAGCGCAAGCAGATCGAGGCCTACCGCGAGGCGTGGAAGGAGGCCGGCCACGAGCGCGAACCGCGCGTGTCGGTCAGCCGCAGCATCTTCGCCCTCACCAACGACCTCGACCGCGCCTACTTCGGCCGCGACCGCAACTCTCAGGACCAGGTCGGCATGATCGACGAGAACACCCGCGCGATCTTCGGCCGCTCCTACGCGGCGGAGCCCGACGAGCTCGTGCGCCAGCTCAAGGAAGACGAGGCCATCGAGGCCGCGGACACCTTGCTGCTGACGATCCCGAACCAGCTCGGGGTGGAGTACAACGCCCACGTGCTGGAGAGCATCCTGACGCACGTGGCCCCGGAGCTCGGCTGGCGCTGA
- a CDS encoding sulfite oxidase-like oxidoreductase: MMAFTRNFHGKRRAEADPARVPPGQYVTPGFPVLSAGPTPKVVAGDWTFTVRGAATSPVTWTWEAMRALPAESITVDIHCVTKWSKLDTSWTGVSLDILLDSVETRAGYAVAFSEGGYTTNLPMADLTGGKAWLVHEFGGAPLEPEHGGPVRLLVPHLYFWKSAKWVRGLELREQNEPGFWERYGYHDYGDPWREQRYAGD, from the coding sequence CTGATGGCGTTCACCCGCAACTTCCACGGCAAGCGCCGCGCCGAAGCCGACCCGGCGCGCGTGCCGCCGGGGCAGTACGTGACGCCGGGGTTCCCGGTGCTGTCCGCCGGGCCGACGCCGAAGGTGGTCGCCGGCGACTGGACGTTCACGGTGCGGGGCGCGGCGACGAGCCCGGTCACCTGGACGTGGGAGGCGATGCGCGCGCTGCCGGCCGAGTCGATCACCGTGGACATCCACTGCGTCACCAAGTGGTCGAAGCTGGACACCTCATGGACCGGTGTCTCTCTCGACATTCTCCTGGACAGCGTGGAAACCCGAGCCGGCTACGCGGTCGCGTTCAGCGAAGGCGGGTACACCACGAACCTGCCGATGGCCGACCTCACCGGCGGCAAGGCCTGGCTGGTCCACGAGTTCGGCGGGGCGCCGCTGGAGCCCGAGCACGGCGGCCCGGTGCGGTTGCTCGTGCCCCACCTCTACTTCTGGAAGAGCGCAAAGTGGGTGCGGGGCCTCGAGCTGCGCGAGCAGAACGAACCCGGCTTCTGGGAGCGCTACGGCTACCACGACTACGGAGACCCATGGCGGGAACAGCGCTACGCGGGCGACTGA
- a CDS encoding MFS transporter, with amino-acid sequence MVEGKAGDVQVVEPAVINRAVGAAAIGNITEWYDFGVYGYLATTIQKVFFTDLPASAGQIATFGVFAVSFLIRPFGGLIFGPLGDRIGRKKVLSLTVILMALGTFALGVIPSYGAIGLAAPLLVLLARLVQGISTGGEYGNAMTFIAEYAPDRRRGFFGSWLEFGTLTGYAFGATIATVLSAVLSDQALLTWGWRIPFLLALPLGAVGLYLRRRLEESPAFAQLQENEKQNERVQSLGGELRAVFTKYWPAMLLCAGLVLTWNVANYMLTSYMPTYLTETLPEQHTGVGKTASEILQIVVLVLLMVVITFVGRLSDKVGRRPVILAGCLGLVVLSLPAVLLVRAGGNTSTFFGLLVMGLVLVLFSAILPSTLPALFPTNVRAGGLSIAFNLSVSLFGGTTATVMSALVSGTGDLNWPAYYLMIAGVIGGICVFFMRETARKPLPGSVARQG; translated from the coding sequence ATGGTGGAGGGGAAGGCCGGCGACGTTCAGGTCGTCGAGCCCGCGGTGATCAACCGGGCGGTCGGCGCGGCCGCGATCGGCAACATCACCGAGTGGTACGACTTCGGCGTCTACGGGTACCTGGCGACGACCATCCAGAAGGTGTTCTTCACGGACCTGCCGGCCTCGGCCGGGCAGATCGCGACGTTCGGCGTGTTCGCGGTCTCGTTCCTGATCCGGCCGTTCGGCGGGCTGATCTTCGGGCCGCTGGGTGATCGGATCGGGCGGAAAAAGGTCCTGTCGCTCACGGTGATCCTCATGGCGCTGGGCACGTTCGCCCTCGGCGTGATCCCGAGCTACGGCGCCATCGGCCTCGCCGCGCCGCTGCTGGTGCTGCTCGCGCGGCTGGTGCAGGGCATCTCGACCGGCGGCGAGTACGGCAACGCCATGACGTTCATCGCCGAGTATGCGCCGGACCGCCGGCGCGGGTTCTTCGGCAGCTGGCTGGAGTTCGGCACGCTGACCGGGTACGCGTTCGGCGCCACGATCGCCACCGTGCTCAGCGCGGTGCTGTCCGACCAGGCGCTGCTGACGTGGGGCTGGCGCATCCCGTTCCTGCTCGCACTTCCGCTCGGCGCGGTCGGGCTCTACTTGCGGCGGCGGCTGGAGGAGTCGCCCGCGTTCGCGCAGCTGCAGGAGAACGAGAAGCAGAACGAGCGCGTCCAGTCGCTGGGCGGCGAGCTGCGCGCGGTGTTCACGAAGTACTGGCCCGCGATGCTGCTGTGCGCCGGGCTCGTGCTGACGTGGAACGTCGCGAACTACATGCTCACCAGCTACATGCCGACCTACCTCACGGAAACGCTGCCGGAGCAGCACACCGGCGTCGGCAAGACGGCGTCGGAGATCCTGCAGATCGTGGTGCTCGTGCTGCTGATGGTGGTGATCACGTTCGTCGGCCGGCTGTCGGACAAGGTGGGCCGGCGGCCGGTGATCCTGGCGGGCTGCCTCGGGCTCGTGGTGTTGTCGCTGCCCGCCGTGCTGCTGGTCCGCGCGGGTGGCAACACCTCGACGTTCTTCGGCCTGCTGGTGATGGGGCTCGTGCTGGTGCTGTTCTCGGCGATCCTGCCCTCGACGCTGCCGGCGCTGTTCCCCACGAACGTCCGCGCCGGCGGGTTGTCGATCGCGTTCAACCTTTCGGTGTCGCTGTTCGGCGGCACCACGGCGACGGTGATGAGCGCGCTCGTCTCGGGTACCGGAGACCTCAACTGGCCCGCGTACTACCTGATGATCGCCGGCGTGATCGGCGGAATTTGCGTGTTCTTCATGCGGGAGACCGCGCGCAAGCCGCTGCCGGGATCGGTGGCGCGCCAGGGCTGA